From one Actinomyces sp. Marseille-P3109 genomic stretch:
- a CDS encoding GyrI-like domain-containing protein, giving the protein MVRMRETIESFDVVGLPLRTSNREAARSIPPHWQAAADAGLLEPGEPGVGSGIYAVYTDYETPGDDVDGVYTLVIGRRIEAGSPAPPGQVVVTIPASTHEVVPLVDARPESVYEAWAGIWARDDLARDYRADYEYYAPDGSTHLSIGIRPD; this is encoded by the coding sequence ATGGTGCGCATGAGAGAAACAATCGAGTCCTTCGACGTCGTCGGCCTGCCTCTTCGGACATCGAACCGCGAGGCGGCCCGTAGCATTCCTCCTCACTGGCAGGCCGCGGCTGACGCCGGGCTCCTCGAGCCGGGGGAACCGGGCGTCGGCTCCGGCATCTACGCGGTCTACACCGACTACGAGACTCCCGGAGACGATGTCGACGGCGTCTACACCCTCGTCATCGGCAGGCGCATCGAGGCCGGAAGCCCGGCTCCCCCGGGCCAGGTGGTTGTGACGATCCCGGCTTCCACTCACGAAGTCGTCCCGTTGGTCGACGCCCGCCCGGAGAGCGTCTACGAGGCGTGGGCGGGTATCTGGGCACGTGACGACCTGGCCCGCGACTACCGCGCCGACTACGAGTACTACGCCCCTGACGGCTCGACCCACCTGTCCATCGGAAT
- a CDS encoding quinone oxidoreductase family protein encodes MKAMQIVSFDGPSGLRYQDAPAPEPGLGQIAVDVDYAGVGYVEALFAEGFVPIDLPWTPGLEVTGRVRALGDGVNGYRLGDAVVALTITGGGGYGQVAVAPAELVTPLPEGLDPVLAAAVPANTTTALVALEEIARLRRGESVLVHAAAGGLGSQMGQVARLLGASRVVGVTRSEAKRQEILDLGYDEAWLTEDLADAEPAQFDVIADPVAGPARLRSLDLLRTAGRLLVLGDASQAEDQRVSTTSLWLRGIGVIGFNLGAFSRVDPALVGRHLRRAVELVAAGELSVHVTDRVPIQDAAQAVTAVRSGSTTGKIVLTHVDD; translated from the coding sequence ATGAAGGCCATGCAGATCGTCAGTTTCGACGGCCCCTCCGGGCTGCGGTACCAGGATGCGCCCGCACCCGAGCCCGGACTGGGTCAGATCGCCGTGGATGTGGACTACGCCGGCGTCGGCTATGTCGAGGCGCTCTTCGCCGAGGGCTTCGTGCCCATCGACCTGCCCTGGACTCCCGGGCTGGAGGTGACTGGTCGCGTCCGCGCCCTCGGCGACGGAGTGAACGGGTACCGGCTCGGGGACGCCGTCGTCGCCCTGACCATCACCGGGGGCGGAGGCTACGGGCAGGTGGCCGTGGCGCCCGCCGAGCTCGTCACGCCGCTGCCGGAGGGACTCGACCCGGTCCTGGCCGCCGCCGTTCCCGCCAACACGACGACGGCGCTCGTCGCCCTGGAGGAGATCGCCCGCCTGCGCCGCGGTGAGAGCGTGCTGGTCCATGCCGCCGCCGGTGGACTCGGCTCGCAGATGGGTCAGGTGGCCCGCCTGCTCGGGGCGAGTCGCGTCGTCGGCGTCACCCGCAGCGAGGCCAAGCGCCAGGAGATCCTGGACCTGGGTTATGACGAGGCCTGGCTGACCGAGGACCTCGCCGACGCCGAACCCGCCCAGTTCGACGTCATCGCCGACCCGGTGGCCGGTCCGGCCAGACTGCGCAGCCTCGATCTGCTGCGCACGGCAGGACGGCTCCTGGTGCTGGGCGATGCCTCCCAGGCGGAGGATCAGCGGGTGAGTACCACCTCGCTGTGGCTGCGGGGCATCGGCGTCATCGGCTTCAACCTCGGGGCATTCAGCCGGGTGGACCCGGCGCTCGTCGGTCGCCACCTGAGGCGTGCGGTGGAGCTCGTGGCGGCCGGAGAGCTCAGCGTCCATGTCACCGACCGAGTTCCGATTCAGGACGCCGCGCAGGCGGTTACCGCCGTCCGCTCAGGCTCCACCACCGGCAAGATCGTCCTGACCCACGTAGACGACTGA
- a CDS encoding MarR family winged helix-turn-helix transcriptional regulator encodes MTTVSRIVDIPPPRRGRREFVEDTGMRLGLHIKAAEQAMMAAKTEALRSFGITVAQYAAMLSLYYVPEQSSAQLARAAAVTPQTMATVIAKLEQKRLVTRHPSSDHAKVLIASLTPEGEALVLHADEGARRIERCMAEAFSAKEREQLTEMLERVTAVLRGYSATE; translated from the coding sequence ATGACCACTGTGAGCCGCATCGTTGACATTCCGCCCCCGAGGCGGGGGCGTCGTGAGTTCGTTGAGGACACCGGGATGCGACTGGGCCTGCACATCAAGGCGGCGGAGCAGGCCATGATGGCCGCTAAGACCGAGGCCCTGCGGAGCTTCGGCATCACGGTGGCGCAGTACGCCGCCATGCTCTCCCTGTATTACGTGCCCGAGCAGTCCTCGGCCCAGCTGGCCAGGGCCGCCGCGGTCACCCCGCAGACGATGGCCACCGTCATTGCCAAGCTGGAGCAGAAGCGACTCGTCACCCGCCACCCCTCCTCCGACCACGCCAAGGTCCTCATCGCCTCACTGACGCCCGAGGGTGAGGCCCTGGTTCTGCATGCCGATGAGGGCGCGCGGCGCATTGAGCGGTGCATGGCGGAGGCGTTCTCCGCGAAGGAGCGCGAGCAGCTCACCGAGATGCTTGAGCGGGTCACCGCCGTCCTGCGGGGCTACTCCGCCACTGAGTAG
- a CDS encoding helix-turn-helix transcriptional regulator has protein sequence MRNDLKVLRAQRSWTQARLAEELGVSRQTVNALEAGRYDPSLPLAFTIARVFGLTIEEIFFPDDDAS, from the coding sequence GTGAGGAACGATCTCAAGGTGCTGCGCGCCCAGCGCAGCTGGACCCAGGCCCGGCTCGCCGAGGAGCTGGGGGTTTCCCGCCAGACGGTCAACGCCCTGGAGGCTGGTCGCTACGACCCCTCCCTGCCCCTGGCCTTCACCATTGCGCGCGTCTTCGGCCTGACCATCGAGGAGATCTTCTTCCCCGACGACGACGCATCCTAG
- a CDS encoding DLW-39 family protein, whose amino-acid sequence MRNRAFVSAAVFSFLAAAGYAAWLRFEAARMERAAWAEVTDPVD is encoded by the coding sequence ATGAGGAACCGTGCTTTCGTATCAGCCGCGGTCTTTTCGTTCCTGGCCGCAGCCGGTTACGCCGCATGGCTCAGGTTCGAGGCGGCTCGCATGGAGCGGGCCGCATGGGCCGAGGTCACTGATCCCGTCGATTAA